The Acidicapsa acidisoli genome contains a region encoding:
- a CDS encoding PadR family transcriptional regulator: MLGRNRYQNRIELLQGTLDMLILRTLQWGPAHGYGIVQALRVQSGEALQVETGSLYPALHRLQRQGWVESEWKQTESNQRARFYRITAAGKQQLMSDVGRWKQMVQVIGGILGEVEGGEA; the protein is encoded by the coding sequence ATGTTGGGACGAAACCGCTATCAGAATCGGATTGAACTGCTGCAGGGAACACTGGATATGCTGATTTTGCGCACGTTGCAGTGGGGTCCGGCGCATGGGTATGGAATTGTACAGGCCTTGCGGGTGCAGTCGGGCGAGGCGCTGCAGGTGGAGACAGGGTCGCTGTATCCGGCGCTGCACCGGCTGCAGCGGCAGGGGTGGGTCGAGTCGGAGTGGAAGCAGACGGAGAGCAATCAGCGGGCGCGGTTCTACCGGATTACAGCGGCGGGAAAGCAGCAGTTGATGAGCGACGTGGGGCGGTGGAAGCAGATGGTGCAGGTGATTGGCGGAATCTTAGGTGAGGTAGAGGGAGGCGAGGCGTGA